Proteins co-encoded in one Actinomadura luteofluorescens genomic window:
- a CDS encoding TetR/AcrR family transcriptional regulator yields MRADAKRNRERIVSCALGLFVERGPGVSMEEIARAADLGVGTLYRHFPDRRALVEEIATGSLRCLGVEIRRLRAQELPRWEVLTRVVAFCAGQPFALIKAAADGDSMQQERIALQDEVDGLLRDLMREVQEEGAMRDDISPVEAVEILSTAVCRPGAQEDDAVTRVMLDGLRAKA; encoded by the coding sequence ATGCGGGCCGACGCGAAGCGCAACCGCGAGCGGATCGTTTCCTGCGCTCTCGGGCTGTTCGTCGAGCGGGGGCCCGGCGTCAGCATGGAGGAGATCGCGCGGGCGGCGGATCTCGGCGTGGGCACCCTCTACCGGCACTTCCCGGACCGGCGGGCTCTCGTCGAGGAGATCGCGACCGGTTCGCTCCGGTGCCTTGGAGTGGAGATACGGCGGCTTCGCGCGCAGGAGCTTCCGCGCTGGGAGGTGCTGACCCGGGTCGTCGCTTTCTGTGCTGGTCAGCCGTTCGCCCTCATCAAGGCCGCCGCGGATGGCGATTCGATGCAGCAGGAGAGGATCGCCTTGCAGGACGAGGTCGACGGCCTCCTCCGGGACCTCATGCGGGAGGTGCAGGAGGAGGGCGCGATGCGCGATGACATCAGCCCGGTGGAGGCCGTCGAGATCCTCAGTACCGCCGTCTGCCGTCCCGGCGCCCAGGAGGACGACGCCGTCACTCGCGTG